The window TGGATCTCCGGCGACACAGATCCCCTGTAGGAGCGAGCTTGCTCGCGATGGGGCCAGAACAGTCCCCCGAGATTAAGGGACAGGTTCTTATGAAATGTCCTACATGATCTGCAGAACCCGTGAACTGTGCCCTGAATAGCCGCAATGCTAGTTTGCCTGACGTTCACGGAGGGCAGATTTTGACAATAAAAATAACGCTGTTGCTGAGCGCTTTTGCACTGGTTTTATCAGGCTGCGGGACCGCTGTTACAGTGCTGCAAGATGAAGAAGACGCGGCTCGCAGTCTTAGAAAGCAGAAGACCTACTGCCAGTCCATCCCGCGTATCTACAGTGGTCTGGCGTTCGACTTTTGCGTATTGAATGCAGCGCCTGATCCCACGGGAATTCTCTTGCCGTTCGTATTGGTGGATTTCACCCTGTCGGGTGTTTTCGATACCGTCCTCCTGCCCTATACGGTTTACCGCCAGGCTACTGACGGCAATATCAGCATCTATTGGCGAGCAGGCCGCTGATGAGCAATGCCGCCTGCTATCGCCCGAGCCATCTTCACGGGGGCAATATGCGCTGGGTCATTCCCGCCATGTTTACGCTATAATCCCGCCCTTTAGCTGCCACTCGCCCTTTGCGAGGGCACATTAATCTTTGAGGCGCCTTGCGCCTGCATGCAGACTAAAGAGGCTAGACCCCTGTGGCATTGACGATTCTTGGCCTGTCCGGCGCCCTTAGCCATGATCCTTCCGCAGCCCTGTACATCGACGGCAAGCTGGTCGCGGCAGCTGAGGAAGAGCGCTTTGTGCGCGATAAACATGCAAAGAACCGCATGCCTTACGAGTCGGCGAAGTTCTGCCTCGAGCAGGCCGGCATCAAGCCATCCGACGTTGATGTGGTAGCGATTCCGTTCGCGCCGATCAGCCTGTTCGGCAAGGCTCGCTGGCAGTACGCCAAGCGTTACTGGTACGCCCCGGATCGCGCTCTTGACGCGATCCTGATGGGCAACCGTCGCTACAAGCGTTATCGCAACAAGATTGTCTGGTGCCTCGAGCAACTGGGCTTCGATCCGAAGAAAATCAAGATCGAGCCGGTCGAGCACCACCTGGCCCACGCCTCCAGCGCTTATCACTGCTCCGGTTTCAAAGAGAAAACCGCGATCCTGGGGATCGACGGCAAGGGTGAGTACGCCACGACCTTCTTCGGTTACGGCGAGAATGGCAAGATCCACAAGATCAAGGAATTCTTTGATCCGGATTCCCTCGGTGGCCTGTATGGCGCGATCACCGAGTTTCTCGGTTTCGATATGCTCGACGGTGAGTTCAAGGTCATGGGCATGGCGCCGTACGGCGACGCCAGCAAATACGATTTCTCGCGCCTGGCTTCGTTCGAAAACGGCGAGCTGGTGATCAACACCGACTACGCCAACGTCATCGGCCTGCGTCGTTACAAGGAAAAAGGCAAAGGTTACTACTTCTCGCCGAAGCTGATCGAGTGGCTGGGCCCGAAGCGCGAAGGTGATATCGCCGACGAGCCGTACATCCACTACGCAGCGAGCATTCAAGCGCTGTTCGAAAAAATCTCGCTGCAGATGATCGACCACTACCTGGGCGACGTGCTCAAGGAAACCGGCAAGCTGGCCTACGCTGGTGGCTGTGCGTTGAACGTCAAGCTGAACCAGAAAATCATCGCCCGCGATGACGTTAAAGAACTGTTCGTGCAGCCTGCGTCCGGCGATGCCGGCACCGCGGTAGGCGCGGCGGCCTATGTGTCCCATGCCCGTGGTGTGCCGGTCGAGAAGATGGAACACGTCTACCTCGGCCCGTCGTACACCAACGAAGACGTGCTCGCCGCGTGCGCCCGTCACCCGAGCAAGCCGGTATGGCGCAAGCTTGAGAACATGCCGGAAAACATCGCCAAAATCATGGTCGATGGCAACCCGGTGGCCTGGTTCCAGGGTCGCATGGAGTTCGGTCCGCGCGCCTTGGGCGGTCGTTCGATCATCGGTTGCCCGAGCGCCGTTGGCGTGGCTGACCGCATCAACCACCAGATCAAGTTCCGCGAGCGCTGGAGGCCTTTCTGCCCGTCGATGCTCGACACCGTTGCACCGCAGATGATCAAGATCGATCACCCGGCGCCGTTCATGACCTTCACCTTTGAAGTGGCGGAAGAGTGGAAGACCCGTGTGCCGGAAGTCGTCCACGAAGACGGTACGTCCCGGGCCCAGGTGCTCAAGCGCGAATACAACCCGCGCTACTACGACATGATGAAGGCGCTGGAAGTGCTGACCGGTAACGGCGTGTCGCTGAACACCTCGCTCAACCGTCGTGGCGAACCGATGATCTGCTCGCCGACGGACGCCCTGAACATGTTCTTCGGTTCCGATCTGCAGTACCTGATCATGGAAGACATCCTGGTGGTCAAAGAGGGCGCGGACGCATATGACACGCTCGGCTGAACGCCATGTGCTGCAGTTCTGTCACGGCTATGACGGGCCGTTTCTAGACTGCGCCCGGCAGTACGCCAGCCTGTTCGCGGGGACCGGTTATCGCGTGACCACGGTGTTTCTGACCGGGGCCGCCGATGCCGAAGTCGCCGCGGGCTGCGCTTCCGATGAGGTGCTGTTCATGGAATACAGCTCCAAGGCCATTCGTGGCCTGAAGCTGGGCGCCATCAGCGACCTGCGCAAGATCGCCGCCTCGCGCAATTTCAGTTTCTGCATCGCTCACCGTTTCAAACCTGTTTATATCGCCTTGCTCGGCACGTCGTTGCCAGTGATTGGCGTGCATCACGCGTTTGACGATTACAAGCGCGGTACTCGCAAACTCTTCGCCAATATTTTCCGCAAGCGCCTGAGCCTGCTCGGGGTTTCGGATGCCGTACGCGACGACATGCGCCAGTGCCTGACG of the Pseudomonas frederiksbergensis genome contains:
- a CDS encoding YceK/YidQ family lipoprotein, whose product is MTIKITLLLSAFALVLSGCGTAVTVLQDEEDAARSLRKQKTYCQSIPRIYSGLAFDFCVLNAAPDPTGILLPFVLVDFTLSGVFDTVLLPYTVYRQATDGNISIYWRAGR
- a CDS encoding carbamoyltransferase, encoding MALTILGLSGALSHDPSAALYIDGKLVAAAEEERFVRDKHAKNRMPYESAKFCLEQAGIKPSDVDVVAIPFAPISLFGKARWQYAKRYWYAPDRALDAILMGNRRYKRYRNKIVWCLEQLGFDPKKIKIEPVEHHLAHASSAYHCSGFKEKTAILGIDGKGEYATTFFGYGENGKIHKIKEFFDPDSLGGLYGAITEFLGFDMLDGEFKVMGMAPYGDASKYDFSRLASFENGELVINTDYANVIGLRRYKEKGKGYYFSPKLIEWLGPKREGDIADEPYIHYAASIQALFEKISLQMIDHYLGDVLKETGKLAYAGGCALNVKLNQKIIARDDVKELFVQPASGDAGTAVGAAAYVSHARGVPVEKMEHVYLGPSYTNEDVLAACARHPSKPVWRKLENMPENIAKIMVDGNPVAWFQGRMEFGPRALGGRSIIGCPSAVGVADRINHQIKFRERWRPFCPSMLDTVAPQMIKIDHPAPFMTFTFEVAEEWKTRVPEVVHEDGTSRAQVLKREYNPRYYDMMKALEVLTGNGVSLNTSLNRRGEPMICSPTDALNMFFGSDLQYLIMEDILVVKEGADAYDTLG